The following proteins are encoded in a genomic region of Anaerolineae bacterium:
- a CDS encoding Polyphosphate kinase, whose amino-acid sequence MSSEIVLTPEVYINRELSLLEFQRRVLEEAANQDYPILERVKFLSIFGSNMDEFFMVRVSGIREQVELQVIDVLPDGFTPRELLLAIRKRSLELYRSAQRLYRKELLPALNDHGIHILDYNKITEAQRRRAEDYFHNIVFPILTPLAFDPGHPFPHISNLSTNLAVVIHDKKGREKFARVKVPNLLPALLPVGRHTVKALSANKTARHYYYIWLDQLISAQLSQLFPGLEVIEVHPFRIIRDADIEIQELEADDLLETMKENLLSRKFGSVVMMAIDGEMPKTIRELLVENLECKPTDVYPIGQPLALSSLKQLYDEIEAPELKFPPYKPHLPRRLQHSHQNALIFDRIREGNILLHHPYDSFLPVIEFLQTAARDPNVLAIKQTLYRVGKNSPVVEALIEAAQNGKQVAVLVELKARFDEESNIEWAQRLEQVGAHVVYGLLGLKTHCKVSMVVRQERDGIRRYLHLATGNYNAITAQVYEDIGLLTCDESMGMDATDLFNYLTGYSTKQAYRKFLVSPVNLRQKMEELIQREIQHVQNGKKAHLIFKMNSLADPHIVQMLYQASQAGVKIDLIVRGICTLVPGVEGYSKNIRVISVLGRFLEHSRIYYFRNNGKEEIYIGSADLMTRNLDHRVEVLFPIEDPFHHHYLHKVLEMYLEDNTCARQMEKDASYVSLRPSDGKGCLNIQEWLMDPTNRK is encoded by the coding sequence ATGAGTTCGGAAATTGTTCTCACCCCCGAAGTTTATATCAATCGTGAGCTGAGCCTTTTAGAGTTTCAACGCCGGGTTCTGGAAGAAGCCGCCAATCAGGACTATCCAATTCTGGAGCGGGTTAAGTTTTTATCTATCTTCGGCTCGAACATGGATGAATTTTTCATGGTGCGTGTTTCGGGGATACGCGAACAGGTCGAACTACAGGTCATCGATGTGTTACCCGATGGGTTTACACCCCGAGAACTGCTCCTTGCTATTCGAAAACGTTCCTTAGAGTTATATCGCAGTGCACAACGACTTTATCGAAAAGAGCTTTTACCAGCATTGAATGATCATGGCATTCACATTCTGGATTACAACAAAATAACCGAAGCCCAACGCCGACGTGCTGAGGATTATTTTCATAATATCGTTTTCCCGATATTAACCCCTCTGGCTTTCGATCCAGGTCATCCATTTCCGCACATTTCAAACCTGAGCACCAATCTGGCGGTCGTCATCCATGATAAAAAAGGACGCGAAAAATTTGCCCGGGTAAAGGTTCCGAACCTGCTCCCAGCCCTCCTCCCGGTTGGTCGTCACACGGTAAAAGCCCTATCAGCCAACAAAACTGCCAGACATTACTACTATATCTGGCTCGATCAATTAATTTCCGCCCAACTCAGTCAACTCTTTCCCGGTTTAGAAGTCATCGAAGTCCACCCATTCCGTATTATCCGCGATGCCGATATTGAAATTCAAGAACTGGAAGCCGATGACCTCTTAGAGACCATGAAAGAGAACTTGCTCTCGCGTAAATTCGGATCTGTAGTAATGATGGCGATTGATGGAGAAATGCCCAAAACCATCCGCGAACTGTTGGTTGAAAATCTCGAATGTAAACCAACTGATGTGTACCCTATTGGACAACCGCTTGCCCTCTCTTCTTTAAAGCAACTCTATGATGAGATTGAAGCCCCGGAATTAAAATTCCCACCTTATAAGCCTCATCTTCCCAGACGGTTGCAGCACAGCCATCAGAACGCACTCATATTTGATCGCATTCGCGAGGGGAATATTCTCTTGCATCATCCTTACGATTCGTTCTTACCGGTAATCGAATTTCTCCAGACTGCAGCCCGAGATCCAAATGTTCTGGCAATTAAGCAAACATTGTATCGCGTGGGTAAAAATTCACCCGTCGTCGAGGCACTTATTGAAGCAGCCCAAAATGGAAAACAGGTCGCCGTCCTGGTAGAATTGAAAGCCCGTTTTGACGAAGAAAGCAACATTGAGTGGGCTCAACGCCTGGAACAGGTTGGCGCGCACGTCGTTTATGGACTGCTTGGTCTCAAGACTCACTGTAAGGTTAGCATGGTCGTTCGCCAGGAACGGGATGGGATTCGACGCTACCTGCACCTCGCCACAGGCAACTACAACGCCATTACCGCTCAAGTTTACGAAGACATTGGCTTGCTCACCTGCGACGAATCGATGGGAATGGATGCTACCGACCTTTTCAACTACTTAACTGGTTACTCTACCAAACAAGCCTATCGAAAGTTTCTCGTCTCACCGGTCAACCTCCGTCAAAAAATGGAGGAATTGATCCAAAGAGAAATCCAACATGTTCAAAACGGCAAAAAGGCTCACCTGATTTTCAAGATGAACTCCCTTGCCGACCCTCATATTGTACAAATGCTCTATCAGGCTTCACAAGCAGGGGTGAAAATTGACTTAATTGTGCGCGGCATTTGCACCCTTGTCCCTGGCGTTGAAGGCTATAGCAAGAACATTCGCGTCATCAGTGTTTTAGGGCGCTTTCTTGAACACAGCCGCATTTATTACTTCCGTAATAATGGTAAGGAAGAAATTTACATCGGCAGTGCCGACCTGATGACGCGCAATCTCGATCATCGGGTCGAAGTGCTTTTCCCCATTGAAGATCCTTTTCATCACCATTATCTACACAAGGTCCTCGAGATGTATCTCGAAGACAACACCTGCGCCCGCCAGATGGAAAAGGACGCAAGCTATGTCAGCTTAAGGCCATCCGATGGAAAAGGTTGCCTGAACATTCAAGAGTGGCTGATGGATCCTACCAATCGGAAGTAG
- a CDS encoding phosphohistidine phosphatase, SixA, with amino-acid sequence MNLYLLRHAIADLRDPVKYPDDSLRPLTKDGKEKFRRICAGIGRLRLSFDLVVSSPYTRARQTAEIFCQELKISQSRLIFSENLTPFGDPQALFEEISAQYTNLASLVCVGHEPYLSELIGSLLCGNAAASITMKKGGFCCLTLARLDFAGYATLEWLLTPAQMIAMS; translated from the coding sequence ATGAACCTCTATCTCCTGCGCCACGCCATTGCCGATCTGCGCGACCCAGTGAAATATCCAGATGACAGCCTGCGTCCATTGACCAAGGATGGAAAAGAAAAATTTCGGCGCATCTGCGCCGGCATCGGGCGTTTACGTTTGAGCTTTGATCTAGTGGTCTCCAGTCCCTATACCCGTGCCCGCCAGACGGCAGAGATTTTCTGTCAAGAACTCAAAATCAGCCAGTCCAGATTAATATTTAGCGAAAATCTCACCCCATTCGGTGATCCTCAAGCCTTATTTGAAGAAATTTCCGCTCAATACACCAATCTAGCCAGCCTGGTCTGTGTTGGTCATGAACCTTACCTGAGCGAATTAATCGGTTCTCTGCTGTGTGGCAACGCCGCCGCCAGCATCACGATGAAAAAGGGCGGATTCTGCTGTCTGACCCTTGCCCGATTAGATTTTGCGGGCTATGCAACGCTTGAATGGTTACTCACGCCAGCGCAGATGATCGCCATGTCTTGA
- a CDS encoding Exopolyphosphatase, with protein sequence MYEHLAAIDVGSNAIRMAVARLENQGKLDIIENSRVPVRLGKDAFTLGYFTEETIQMAIGAFLRFRNLAQVFEVRQIRAVGTSALREASNSHILIDRIASQSGIQIEVISETEEARLIHLAVQQAIDLRSKRALLVDIGGGSVEVTLSNENVLSVESYALGTVRLLTKLEGSNGGKTFNQLVSEYTDKVRRRIQSQIGNERIDLCVATGGNAEEMGRLHKRLFKGDHEDCITLSEIEKLIEMLNRMPLDERIQKLNLRPDRADVLLPAAVVIRMIASVAGVKEIFTPAVGLKDGVLLELGATSQGPPKPRREQVLTSALKLGQKYKFDEEHGRFVANFASRIFLQSLSLHNLTEKELLILEVASLLHDIGHFINTIDHDKHGYYILMNTPILGLSPNEQEILATVVRYHRKDSFSNPDEVFKSLSQNERATVSKLCALMELADALDISHTARLQDLILEQQDQKWKLILVSQDPLLLEKWWVEKRKSLFQDVFGVQLTVEVWNGSDHIHH encoded by the coding sequence ATGTATGAACACCTGGCCGCGATTGATGTAGGCTCCAATGCCATCCGTATGGCGGTAGCTCGGCTGGAAAACCAGGGCAAGTTGGATATTATCGAAAACAGCCGTGTTCCGGTTCGCCTTGGCAAAGACGCCTTTACCCTTGGGTATTTCACCGAGGAAACGATCCAGATGGCAATTGGGGCCTTCCTGCGTTTTCGCAACCTGGCGCAAGTCTTCGAGGTCAGGCAAATACGCGCCGTGGGCACAAGCGCCTTACGCGAAGCCTCCAACAGTCATATCCTGATCGATCGGATTGCCTCCCAAAGCGGAATTCAGATCGAGGTTATTAGCGAGACCGAAGAAGCGCGCCTGATTCACCTGGCTGTCCAGCAGGCGATTGACCTCAGGTCAAAGCGCGCTTTGCTCGTTGATATCGGTGGCGGTAGTGTCGAGGTTACCCTTTCAAACGAAAATGTGCTATCCGTTGAAAGTTATGCGCTGGGCACCGTTCGTTTGTTAACCAAATTAGAAGGCAGTAATGGGGGGAAAACCTTCAACCAGCTTGTCAGCGAGTACACGGATAAAGTTCGCCGCCGCATTCAAAGCCAGATTGGCAACGAACGCATCGATCTTTGCGTAGCAACGGGAGGAAACGCAGAAGAAATGGGGCGTTTACATAAGCGCCTTTTCAAGGGCGACCACGAGGATTGTATCACCCTGAGTGAGATTGAAAAGTTAATCGAAATGCTGAACCGCATGCCTCTCGATGAGCGTATTCAGAAACTGAACTTACGCCCCGATCGCGCCGATGTTTTGCTGCCTGCTGCCGTTGTCATCCGCATGATTGCCAGTGTGGCGGGAGTTAAGGAAATCTTCACTCCTGCTGTGGGATTAAAAGACGGCGTGTTGCTCGAATTGGGGGCAACCTCCCAGGGACCGCCAAAACCACGCCGTGAACAGGTGCTCACTTCTGCCCTTAAATTAGGGCAGAAATATAAGTTCGATGAAGAGCACGGGCGCTTTGTCGCTAACTTTGCCAGTCGGATTTTCCTCCAGTCACTTTCGTTACACAATCTGACCGAGAAAGAATTGCTGATTCTGGAAGTTGCTTCATTGCTCCATGACATCGGGCACTTTATCAATACAATTGATCACGATAAGCACGGCTACTACATCCTGATGAACACGCCCATACTGGGTCTTTCGCCAAACGAACAAGAAATTCTCGCCACTGTCGTCCGTTATCATCGTAAAGATTCATTTTCCAATCCAGACGAGGTCTTTAAATCCCTTTCCCAAAACGAACGCGCCACCGTATCTAAATTATGTGCCTTGATGGAATTAGCAGACGCTTTAGATATCAGTCATACCGCTCGACTTCAGGATCTTATCTTAGAACAACAGGATCAAAAGTGGAAATTGATCCTTGTAAGCCAGGACCCACTGCTTCTGGAAAAATGGTGGGTCGAAAAAAGGAAATCCCTTTTCCAGGACGTGTTTGGTGTTCAATTGACTGTGGAGGTCTGGAATGGAAGCGATCACATCCATCACTGA
- a CDS encoding ABC transporter permease protein: MAGMIMILKSLMRRKIRTILTVLGIAIGVAAIVSLSALADGFQMGYTALISGSKADLVVSQPDSFDLSMSSIDEGLLTELAPMPEIEQISGMLQGYSEAEGQPFFFVFGFPEDSFVLSRYIIKSGVSINSPEAKSGRGRPLILGSAAAEVLKKSVGESLRVGGTVFRVVGIYETGDAMEDAGAVMLLKDAQELLGRPRQVSLFYIKLKDPELRERLIQRVQRRFPDLTIGGARELADQTSMADFFQGYVWVISSLAIVIGGVGMMNSQLMSVFERTREIGALRAMGWRRAKILGLIFGEALVVCLGGGVVGSLIGVFLIYALSASTTFFGVNLSTLRPQQFLTAFGVVIVLGITGGLYPAWRAAQLQPIEALRYEGGGSGGKARRLPFGGMTLQSLWQRSTRTALTLFAIGLTVGGIMAMEAVIRGAFKEMDTMILGANAEVMIRQANVSDTSFSAIDEHILGKIAALPEVQAVSGLIFTAVTMPEAGGFFILQGYAPNEFSIQRIKVVEGQPLATNHQILVGRMMMEMLGKEIGDTIELSGARFRIVGVYESKISWEELGGVITLRDAQSLTGRPRKVTMAAVKLRDPKSATQVVEKINTLFPDVHATLSTEFSSQMPDRQSTDVMLNAISFLAIIVGGIGVLNTMLMAVFERTREIGVLRALGWRRRRVLGMILKEALVLGLLGGVAGIFFAFLLVYGLNQAPMVGGLLTSVWEWDIFARALTLAVSLGILGGLYPSYRATRLQPVEALRYE; this comes from the coding sequence ATGGCCGGTATGATCATGATACTCAAGTCCTTAATGCGCCGCAAAATTCGCACCATTCTAACCGTGCTTGGCATTGCCATTGGCGTTGCCGCGATTGTCAGCCTCAGTGCTCTGGCAGACGGTTTTCAGATGGGTTACACCGCCTTAATCAGCGGCAGTAAGGCAGATTTGGTAGTCAGTCAACCGGACTCGTTTGACTTGTCCATGAGTTCGATTGATGAAGGGTTGCTAACCGAGTTAGCTCCAATGCCCGAAATTGAGCAGATCAGCGGTATGCTCCAGGGGTATTCGGAAGCAGAAGGACAGCCTTTTTTCTTCGTGTTCGGCTTTCCGGAAGATAGCTTTGTCTTAAGCCGCTACATAATCAAAAGTGGAGTATCCATCAACAGCCCGGAGGCGAAATCGGGGCGTGGTCGGCCGCTAATTCTTGGTTCAGCAGCCGCCGAAGTGCTCAAGAAATCGGTGGGTGAGTCCTTGCGAGTCGGTGGGACGGTATTTCGCGTGGTTGGAATTTATGAAACCGGCGATGCCATGGAAGATGCCGGAGCAGTGATGTTGTTGAAGGATGCCCAGGAGTTATTGGGCAGACCTCGACAAGTCAGTCTGTTTTACATTAAACTCAAAGACCCGGAACTACGCGAGCGTTTGATTCAGCGCGTGCAGCGCCGCTTCCCGGACCTTACCATTGGCGGCGCAAGAGAGTTAGCCGACCAAACCTCGATGGCTGATTTTTTTCAAGGCTATGTCTGGGTAATCAGCAGTCTGGCAATTGTCATTGGGGGCGTGGGAATGATGAACTCCCAATTGATGTCCGTTTTCGAGCGCACGCGCGAAATTGGCGCCTTACGGGCAATGGGATGGCGCAGGGCGAAGATCCTGGGGCTGATTTTTGGCGAGGCATTGGTGGTTTGTCTGGGAGGCGGGGTAGTTGGATCGCTGATCGGAGTTTTCCTGATCTATGCTCTTTCAGCTTCCACTACATTTTTCGGAGTCAACCTCTCGACCCTGCGTCCCCAACAATTTCTTACCGCTTTTGGGGTGGTGATTGTGCTGGGAATTACCGGCGGCCTTTACCCGGCCTGGCGGGCAGCGCAATTACAACCCATTGAAGCTTTGCGATATGAAGGCGGTGGGTCGGGAGGCAAAGCGCGTCGGTTGCCATTTGGGGGGATGACTTTGCAAAGCCTGTGGCAACGCTCCACCCGAACAGCCTTGACGTTATTTGCCATTGGATTAACTGTGGGGGGGATTATGGCAATGGAAGCGGTCATCCGTGGAGCATTTAAGGAGATGGACACGATGATCTTAGGCGCCAATGCCGAGGTAATGATACGTCAGGCGAATGTGTCAGACACCAGCTTCAGCGCGATTGATGAGCACATCCTGGGCAAGATCGCAGCCTTACCAGAAGTTCAAGCGGTTAGTGGCTTAATTTTCACCGCCGTCACCATGCCGGAGGCAGGAGGGTTTTTCATCTTGCAGGGCTATGCCCCGAACGAGTTTTCCATCCAACGCATCAAGGTGGTAGAAGGTCAGCCATTAGCAACCAATCATCAAATCCTGGTTGGGCGGATGATGATGGAGATGCTGGGAAAGGAAATTGGGGACACCATTGAATTAAGCGGGGCGCGATTTCGTATAGTCGGCGTTTATGAGTCCAAGATTAGTTGGGAAGAATTAGGTGGAGTGATCACTTTGAGAGATGCGCAAAGCTTAACCGGCAGGCCACGCAAGGTGACCATGGCCGCTGTCAAATTACGCGACCCAAAAAGCGCCACGCAGGTGGTGGAGAAGATCAACACCCTCTTCCCAGATGTTCACGCAACCCTTAGCACAGAGTTTTCCAGTCAAATGCCAGACCGTCAATCCACCGATGTTATGCTGAACGCCATCTCGTTTCTGGCGATAATTGTTGGCGGGATTGGGGTATTGAATACGATGCTCATGGCGGTATTTGAACGGACGCGCGAAATCGGTGTGCTTAGAGCCCTGGGATGGCGCAGACGACGCGTGTTGGGTATGATTCTCAAGGAAGCGTTGGTTTTAGGTCTCTTGGGTGGCGTTGCGGGCATCTTTTTTGCGTTCCTTCTCGTTTATGGGCTGAATCAAGCTCCGATGGTCGGTGGTTTGTTGACTTCCGTCTGGGAATGGGATATTTTTGCCCGCGCCTTAACATTGGCAGTTAGCCTGGGTATTTTAGGAGGTTTATATCCTTCTTACCGGGCAACTCGTTTACAACCTGTTGAAGCATTAAGGTATGAGTGA
- a CDS encoding putative RND efflux membrane fusion protein, with translation MGLKKKHFGLLFLFGLLSGFLAACGQQESTPTPVDEISMNTAPVVSATGVVLPLKRSTLSVTFPGVVDQVLVERGDVVEEGQVLLRLKGKEEIEAQVAQARAEVISAEQALNDLYENHDLALAAALQAYYLANNAVKDAQYQLDNFTVPVNQKNLTAVEAVKIMKERLDAATAAFQPYRNESEQNERRKELKEKLDEAQADYNAAVKRLTYEFALQEALAKLAKAERDYQTLLPGPDPDLVALAEARLATAKAALAAAEKKLEDLEIKALYAGTISEVYVREGEWVAPGQPILILADLEHLRIETTDLNEIDVARVKVGDNVVITFDALPDVVVNGKVVLISPKASEGSGVNYTVVIEMDEIPEALRWGMTAFVDIQVQE, from the coding sequence ATGGGACTCAAGAAAAAACACTTCGGGTTGTTGTTCCTGTTCGGACTGCTGAGCGGCTTTTTGGCTGCTTGTGGTCAACAAGAGTCAACCCCCACGCCAGTTGATGAAATTTCGATGAATACTGCGCCAGTGGTGAGTGCAACCGGTGTGGTCTTACCTTTGAAACGCTCTACACTCAGTGTGACCTTTCCAGGTGTCGTTGATCAGGTTCTCGTTGAACGCGGCGATGTGGTTGAAGAGGGACAGGTGTTGCTGCGTTTGAAGGGCAAAGAAGAAATTGAAGCGCAAGTGGCGCAAGCCCGAGCAGAAGTTATCTCAGCCGAACAGGCTTTGAATGACCTTTACGAGAACCATGATCTTGCCCTGGCAGCCGCCTTACAGGCTTATTACCTGGCGAATAATGCCGTAAAGGATGCCCAATATCAACTGGATAATTTCACAGTGCCGGTCAATCAAAAAAACTTGACGGCTGTGGAAGCAGTAAAGATCATGAAAGAGCGCCTGGATGCTGCAACGGCTGCATTTCAGCCCTATCGGAATGAGTCTGAACAGAACGAGCGGCGCAAGGAGCTAAAGGAGAAGCTGGATGAGGCGCAGGCTGATTACAACGCGGCGGTCAAGAGATTGACATACGAATTTGCCTTGCAAGAAGCCCTGGCGAAACTGGCAAAAGCAGAGCGGGATTATCAAACGTTGCTACCAGGTCCAGACCCGGATCTGGTTGCATTAGCCGAAGCGAGATTGGCAACCGCAAAAGCCGCTCTGGCAGCCGCTGAAAAGAAACTGGAAGATCTGGAAATTAAAGCCCTCTATGCGGGCACGATTAGCGAGGTCTATGTTCGCGAGGGGGAATGGGTGGCGCCTGGTCAACCGATCCTGATCCTCGCCGATCTGGAACATTTGCGGATCGAGACCACCGATTTAAATGAGATCGATGTTGCGCGAGTTAAGGTGGGAGATAACGTAGTCATTACCTTTGATGCGCTACCGGATGTCGTGGTCAATGGGAAGGTAGTCTTAATCTCACCCAAAGCCTCGGAAGGCTCCGGAGTCAATTATACCGTGGTGATTGAGATGGACGAAATCCCCGAAGCTTTGCGCTGGGGAATGACTGCCTTTGTCGATATTCAGGTTCAAGAGTGA
- a CDS encoding ABC transporter: MEQNTQMIVETIDLTKVYGDGEQIFALNKVNLRIAAGELVAVMGPSGSGKSTLLNMLGALDVPTSGKVLINGEDLALIRDKDRFRAKTVGFVFQLHNLLPTLTARENVEVPMMGYYPAAERRKRAAQLLELVGLSERMNHLPAQLSGGQRQRVAIARALANEPLIVLADEPTGNLDSQASLDLMRLIAEINQVKGTTFIVVTHDLAVARQTRRVLAMADGKIVREDIIGSPLEEDLKMWRYSGLGRRIYEGKLEELQMFHLEPKQQEAIRKLLELAEGT; this comes from the coding sequence ATGGAACAGAATACTCAAATGATTGTGGAGACGATTGACCTCACCAAAGTCTATGGGGATGGAGAACAAATCTTCGCCCTGAACAAGGTGAATTTACGCATTGCTGCCGGGGAATTAGTCGCGGTGATGGGACCAAGCGGGAGTGGTAAAAGCACGTTGCTCAATATGCTTGGGGCGCTGGATGTCCCAACCAGTGGCAAGGTCTTGATAAACGGTGAGGATTTAGCCTTGATTCGAGATAAAGACCGCTTTCGAGCAAAGACGGTTGGTTTTGTTTTCCAACTGCACAACCTGCTCCCGACTTTAACAGCACGCGAGAATGTCGAAGTGCCGATGATGGGATATTACCCCGCTGCTGAACGCAGGAAGAGAGCGGCTCAACTGCTCGAATTGGTCGGTCTCAGTGAGCGGATGAATCATCTTCCGGCGCAGCTTTCGGGTGGACAGCGTCAACGGGTCGCCATTGCGCGGGCGCTTGCCAACGAGCCCTTAATTGTCCTGGCAGACGAACCAACCGGCAACTTAGATTCGCAAGCCAGCCTGGACCTGATGCGTTTGATCGCTGAGATCAATCAGGTCAAGGGGACGACGTTTATTGTTGTAACGCATGATCTGGCTGTTGCGCGGCAAACCCGGCGCGTGTTGGCTATGGCAGACGGGAAAATTGTGCGCGAGGACATTATCGGGTCACCGCTAGAAGAAGACCTGAAGATGTGGCGATACTCTGGCCTGGGGCGGCGCATCTATGAAGGGAAGCTCGAAGAGTTACAGATGTTTCACCTCGAGCCCAAACAACAAGAGGCGATTCGGAAACTGCTCGAACTGGCTGAAGGCACTTGA
- a CDS encoding Branched-chain amino acid transport ATP-binding protein LivF, translating into MLLEVKDLNVYYGAIHALQGISFHLDEGEIVTLIGANGAGKSTTLNTISGILRPRQGQVIFKGKDITFTPADEIVRMGVCQSPEGRKIFATLTVMENLEMGAYTQTDKQEIQKNLERVFRSFPRLKERQNQLGGTLSGGEQQMLAIGRALMSRPQLLLLDEPSMGLSPILVEEIFNIIQEINAQGTSILLVEQNAQMALSVAHRGYVLETGKIVLEGDSRDLLNNPMVAKAYLGAH; encoded by the coding sequence ATGTTACTGGAAGTTAAGGACCTCAACGTTTATTACGGTGCGATTCATGCTTTGCAAGGAATCAGCTTCCACCTTGACGAAGGAGAAATCGTCACCTTAATCGGCGCAAACGGGGCAGGAAAATCTACCACCCTAAATACCATCTCGGGTATTCTCCGTCCACGTCAAGGACAAGTCATCTTTAAGGGCAAAGATATCACCTTTACTCCGGCCGATGAAATCGTGCGCATGGGCGTTTGCCAATCGCCAGAAGGACGGAAGATCTTCGCTACTCTCACCGTCATGGAAAACCTTGAGATGGGTGCATATACTCAGACAGACAAACAAGAAATCCAAAAAAACCTGGAGCGCGTTTTTCGCAGTTTCCCGCGCCTCAAAGAACGGCAAAATCAATTAGGGGGAACACTTTCCGGAGGGGAACAGCAAATGTTAGCTATTGGACGGGCATTGATGTCACGTCCCCAATTATTATTGTTGGATGAGCCTTCGATGGGACTTTCACCGATCCTGGTTGAGGAAATCTTCAATATCATCCAGGAAATCAATGCCCAGGGAACGAGCATTTTACTCGTTGAGCAAAATGCGCAAATGGCACTTTCGGTTGCCCATCGCGGCTATGTGCTTGAGACAGGGAAAATTGTGCTCGAAGGCGATTCGAGGGACTTACTCAACAACCCGATGGTGGCTAAAGCTTATCTGGGAGCGCACTAA
- a CDS encoding Branched-chain amino acid transport ATP-binding protein LivG, protein MTTQISVANPQQNSTDHQPLLEIQGLTKEFGGLKAVNNFDISIYPGELVGLIGPNGAGKTTVFNLITGIYVATAGSIRYKDTQLIGLQPHEITRLGIARTFQNIRLFPTLTVLDNVRIAYHTHAGYSTFDAITHNRHYQKAEKELTEKAQEFLSVFNLHTRQGEIAKNLPYGEQRRLEIARALAASPELLLLDEPAAGMNPKEVASLMELIHFIRERFKLTILLIEHQMRVVMGICERITVMDFGEVIARGTPEEIQNNEKVIEAYLGRGAAALSQKLQEKRSHVTGS, encoded by the coding sequence ATGACAACGCAGATATCTGTTGCTAACCCGCAACAAAACAGCACGGATCACCAACCCTTGTTGGAGATTCAGGGACTGACTAAAGAATTCGGTGGCTTAAAAGCCGTCAACAACTTCGATATTTCGATCTATCCCGGCGAACTGGTAGGTCTGATCGGTCCAAATGGGGCTGGGAAGACGACGGTATTTAACCTGATTACCGGGATCTATGTCGCTACAGCAGGCTCGATTCGCTACAAAGATACACAGCTCATCGGACTGCAGCCACACGAAATCACCCGTCTGGGCATTGCACGCACCTTCCAGAACATTCGCCTGTTCCCTACGCTGACTGTTCTGGACAATGTGCGGATTGCCTACCATACACATGCAGGCTACAGCACGTTTGATGCCATCACCCACAACCGTCATTACCAGAAAGCCGAAAAGGAACTCACCGAGAAAGCACAAGAATTTCTCAGTGTTTTCAATCTTCACACCCGGCAGGGAGAAATCGCGAAAAACTTGCCCTACGGCGAGCAACGTCGCCTGGAAATTGCTCGCGCTTTAGCCGCTTCACCAGAATTGCTTTTACTCGATGAACCAGCAGCCGGAATGAATCCAAAAGAGGTTGCCTCCCTCATGGAACTCATCCATTTTATTCGGGAACGGTTTAAGTTGACCATCTTGCTCATCGAACACCAGATGCGAGTGGTCATGGGAATCTGCGAGCGCATTACAGTAATGGATTTTGGTGAAGTGATTGCGCGCGGCACACCAGAAGAGATCCAGAATAATGAAAAGGTCATCGAAGCGTACCTGGGTCGCGGCGCAGCAGCTTTATCTCAAAAACTCCAGGAGAAACGCAGTCATGTTACTGGAAGTTAA